A stretch of DNA from Anopheles nili chromosome 2, idAnoNiliSN_F5_01, whole genome shotgun sequence:
AGGAAACAACTGAGCTGACACCTGTGGAAGGAGCAACGCAGGAAACAATGATTCCATTGACCCTCCCAATGCCGTTGACTACAATCGAGTCTCATTCTTCTCCCATCGTCATAATGACACCAAAACCAACCCAGATTTCAACGTCTAAGGCACCTTCTCCGACCTTCACTACCTCACGGCCCAGCACGACATCCCGCTGTACTCCGAGTAATTATGATGCTCCGATTTAATGCTGCTCCATGATCGAGATGATGACTCTTGGCACCTCGCTAATCTGTGttatctttctttttgttttgctattcGCCCGGCAGGAGCGTGCGGTCGTAATGAAGTTTACAAGTGCTGTGGGTTGTGCAGCTACAACACCTGCATCGGATGGGTAGGCTGCATCGAAAGTCGCTGCGTGGAGGGTTGCTTCTGCAAAACTGGCTACGTACGTATCACACCCCGGGGAATTTGCATTCCACATCGAAACTGTCCCAACGTTCCCCACAAGGATGTCATCAAACTGTGAGGTGGAAGTACATCTAAATAAAGTACTAAATGTTGTAGAAAGTACTAAAAAATCTTTTGAAAGAAGCAGCTCTAGGCCTACCATGACTCTCACATCCTTAAAAAAGGAGTTTCGATTTTCTTCGACAACTTCAATACGCAAAGCTTACTTCGACCATTTgtcattattttaatgaatcAAATATTGCTGGATTTATGGTAATTTTGTAAGTCTAAATGTACGTCtcccaaaataaaaacgaatgcTTGAAATAGAGCTCATGTCTGCGTGAGATCAACGAATAAAACTATAGGACACATTATGGCACAATATTGCAGGACTCCTGCGAGGTATCGCACTTACTCAAAATAAAGCGGCCCAATGTCGTTCACATGTGGCTTTCCTCCCCGCATGATTTCGTCCGGATTTGTCACGTTGAAGATGTGCATCTTGAAGTCGAGCGGAAATGGAATCTTCTCGAACATGTCCCGGATTTGGGTGCCCGGTTTGAGCAACACATTCTGCAAGAACACACATGCATCGGATTGGAATCAGGACGCATCAAGTGCATTCCGGGCATGATTATTGAACAAATCAACGACTGGATTGCCGCAGACTGGCAGCTGCCTCTATACCTGTTTGATCATGAACCGCAGGATGGAGGGGAATATTGCGTAGCTGAACACCATTCCACAAACAAGCACGAGTAGACAAATGAGTCCAATTTTCTTAAAATTTCTCTCTTTCAGATTCATTTTGTGAAGCGTTTTTGTAACCACATGCAAAGTGAATTAGAACTCACTCAAACTGACCATAGCGGCACGCGCTTATCTACCAGAATATATCTGCTAACTGAGCAGTCTAACAGTTTTACGTTCACTTTGATTTCACATAATCCAACCGATCGCTGTTTGATGGTTCACGTTTCGATCCGCCAAGCACCAAACCTCGACTGGTGCGACGTAGCAATTACAGGCTCTGTAATACAACTTCTAGAAACACTGGAGGTCTCGTCAAAGATTCAAGTTCGCTTGATGTGCGAAATCTGCCTGTCGGTATCAATCGaacgtcgtcatcgtcatcatcggtgGCACAAGAGGAAGGCCCGGATCGGAGGAGGAATGCTAACCTTCACCTGGACGATGATTATCTagctttattttcttcgaagagtggaaaaaaatcgaacatttGAACGGTACAGCAGTACGACACGTTTGCTTTAAATAGTACTAACAGTAACAGCGTCGATGATACATTTCTCTCACAGGTTTTCCAAGCTGTCCTTGCAACGCATTATGCACGTGCAATCCTATACCGAAAGCATGCGAATGTGGGAACGGAGCTATTTGTGTGCGTATTTTGCGCGTTTACTCCTGGCAGGCGTATGGTGTGGGTGCACGAATAAGTAATGCTAATTGTAGATAATTAGTCGATACCTTCCCACTTTATGAAGGACATTATAATCAACCGCTGCAAGCATGTAAGGACGAAGGAAAATAGAGATGCCATTGAAAAGCGCTTCGTGAATCGATAGTTTTTAGCTTCGATTCAAGGCGTTAAGCAGCAAGTCTTCTGagctttttaattaaaaattcgactacaaaaatttcaaatgtaCCAAATACTGCACCACTCATGGGAATTACGCGTTATGAACATCGCGACAAATGCCCCATCATCGGATATCGTTACGTTCCGACGCAGGCATCCGCCCAGTGAGAGAAAATTGCATACCTGCACTCGATTgacgcaccatcatcatcatcatcaatacTTGATGAGCACTGTACCGTGACAGTGACCAACTCCGATCAATGGCGGGAATTTAGACGTTACTATGAAGGGTAATTGCAATGTTTAGGCACAATGCGATCTCTACGGGCGGATCTGCACCGGGAAATAgatatgtttatgttttacagaaaagcgagaaacaCCTGGTTGTGCAGCAAATTTGGTTATTATTTAGTCACCATGCTCACGCCGGCATACAGAACTTATTCCATCGGAATGATGTCCGGAATTAGGATGCCAATTTTGGGACACGATCTCTCGGCAATACACTTTCCGTTGGTGACGATGCGTATGTAACCTGTTTTGCATATACATCCGCCACGGCATGGTAGGGCGCATTTAACCGCAATGTATCTGTTCTGACAAGTGCGCTCGAAGCATGTCTTGCAGCACGTGTACACTTCATTCACCGGACAGATCGGCTCTGAAACGGGACATGTGCAAATGCTGACTATCACCGGACCGGTCTCCGGACTTTGCGTTTTCATGTGAGCAACTTACTGATCTTCATCGTCGCGAGGCATGGCTCTATCTGTCCCCGTACTTCGCTGAGATTGAGCAGAACTGCAAATATGGCGCACGCGAGCAGCAACTTCATCTCGATGCCGTTTGCTTAGAAGGGATGTTGGAAATTCGGCCGTTACCAGTTGCTTTATAGCTTGCTGACATTCTGGCACCAACTGAGCAAACGGCGCAGTACACGAAATGGATATTGTTGATGTTCTGGTTGTTCCCAAAGCCAAGGCCAATGGCGAAGCTACTGTCTAATGCGAATGTAATGACACTTCTTTTGCGATTAACCTTGACTAATACTGCACAAAATTGTACACACGGCACggcagcaaacacacattttgTGCAAATCACTTTAAGAACTCAGCGCGTGAGGCTTTTACGTTTGCTTTTGGAGAGGCACCACCCACTACCTATAGCGTATTTGAGCAATGATTTTCGAAGGAAGTGACATTTCATCTGTTCAAATTGGCGCAGTTGCATTATATGAATATATACGGCACATTTGGGTTGGATTTTCCTGTATAAAAGACTACCCATTAGCCAATTCGAAATTATTAACAGTGAAAATTATCCCTGGAAACCATGATGTCAGGATTGAAACTCGTGTTTGTGTTAAGCTTCGTCCTCTGCTCAGCGTATGCACAGGATGCGTCTAAAATTATTGCCTCTCCATGGTGTCTGTACGAAATGGCTGTTGTATCAACTGATGTAGCTTTAAAGCGTCGTAATTATCACACAAGCAAAAATCTCGTCCAGCAGCTCGTCAAATAACGAAGCttttacttttcctcattgacAGCACTTCCTATTTTACTACCACCTCGCTGTCCCGTAAATGAAGTATACTCGTGTTGTGCTCCTTGCGAggagaaaaattgcaaaactaTCCTCGATTGCACCCAAATTGCATGTCTCCGATGCGCCGAACGGTGTGTGTGCAAGTCGGGCTTTGTGCGCCAATATCCAGGAGGCCCATGTGTTCGAattggcaaatgtttcccTTACTAAACGGCAAATGTTCCCTTATCAAATGGCAATCACATATAGTGTGCTTCTCATATTTTGTGTCGTGAAATTGACAAATCATATGAATTGAACTTGGGGCATAATAGTTGGAAACTTTTCTCGGTTCAGAGTAGAATTTCCaactttaaaaaataaaaaaggaaatcacTAATTAGCTAGTTCTACTTACTTGCATTATTCCGAATTCATACTCCATTAAGTTACTGAGTTCGCTGACTTTGTTTGACTTTTACCGACTGGTTTGCCAATTCTACACTCGGCTTGCAAATTCATCTGTTCAAATTGGTTCAGGTGCATCAAATTTTGCTAGGAAATAATCAGTTCCTGGTTTTCAAATTCAACGAAAGTTGTCTACAACAGACGGTGTATGTCAGTTGCCAGTTAAATCGCCATGGTGTCGGTCCTAAAAATCATTTTTGCTGTATGGAGCTCCATTCTCTGCACCACCTTCGCACAGGTGCCGGGAGAAATCGTCATGTCCAAGTGGTGTCGTAACGCTCTACTGGCAAAACGTATGTGTGCTACGGCTTGGAAATTTGTTTCATCGAATGCAAggatattttcaaatatttcacacCTTCTCTGCTTGACAGCGCTCATTCTAGTTCCACCTCGATGTCCCGCAAATGAGGAGTACTCCTACTGTGCCCCATGCATGGAGAAAACATGCAAAACTATCCTCGAATGCATTGAATATGCGTGCGTAAGATGTGTCGAACGATGCGTTTGCAAGTCGGGCTTTGTGCGTCAGTCTGCAGGTGGCCGTTGTGTCCGCATAGCGAAATGCTTCCCCTATTGATGGCGTTTTATATCACACTCTTGAATGCGGACAATACATAGGGCGTTTTTTGCAATGTTTGAAAACACAGTTTGattaaatgaaacataaagCATCCTGAACATTTCACGCAGTTGTACCAATATCAGAAGTGTATAACATTACGTACAATGTAATACACCTTACGGCACTTTCATTCATCGATCCACTTAGCAAAATTGATGTTCAAACTTAAGcacgaaataaatgaaatatccTTCACATTGTTTTACATCTCCAAACGAAGCAGAacatcaaagcaaacaaacgaaaacaatttcaaGCGTTCGCGGTACGAAGAGAATCGTGTTTAAAAGCTGTTTCCTCTCCCATATCTGCTCCCTGTTCATCTGTGCAAATTGAGTCAGCTGCATCTCTTGGTAATGGTACAATCAGTTCCGCATTCGTCTTCATAAATCGGCGCTGTTCAATGCAACAGTCAGGAATTGCTTCCCCATAAGGATAAACAATTGAAAACGCGAAAATGAAATAGaagtaaaatgttaaaacTACAGTAGTTTCTAGATCGTTTGTCTATTTTATGTTGCTGGTGTTAGATGATGACGATTCAGATCAAATATCTACTGTAAAGAAACCATTTGTAGGATGTGAATGAGAAAGACAGCGAGAATAGATCTTCAACATGTCTTGCATTGATCTTTCAACCTAAAATCCACGAAAATGCTTACGAAAAGGTTTaaatcgatgtttttttcatcaccatgtTCTTAGACCCACTCATAGCAGAGCCTGTTCCGAATTAATGCTTAGGTCATTCGATCCACAGCTCAGCTCATCAAGACTTTCTTTGACTTGAGATTTCACGAAGCTTATCGACATTTGTACCCGCAATCGTCATGTATTTGTGTCTCATGCGAAAGCTTTGGCTATCGAATTTTCCCCCAATAGAAGTAGCATCAGCCGGTTAAAAATGATCACAAATCGTACATTTAAAGCAATGAATATAAAACACTGCATTCCTGGTTAATGTTCCCAATACACAAAATTTTTGTATTTGGCGGTTTGCAAAATAACTGATGGCATTTCAGTGACTAAAACTGCAATCACATATCCGATTCGACCTTGGGCAATAATGATGTGCTCCATGTTTTAAAATCGGTTGAATTCTCATATTTGCTCGTTGTCCAGTTGTTCAAATTAATCCAACTGCACCGTATGGTCATGCGATGCACAATCCGTTCCGCATTCGCCAATATAAAAGACTGCAATTGTGCCCTCATGTTCAGTGAAATTATCCCCGAACGCCACCAAGATGTTAGTAGGTAAAATCCTATTTGCTGTGTGCGGCTTCATTCTCTGTAGCACGTCGGCACAAGTGGTTGATCGAAATGTCGCCTCTTTATGGTGTAGCTATCAAGCTACTGAGCTGACAAAACGTAAGAATTAATGCCAGCTGCTAAACGAATCGCTACATCGCTAGCATTCATTGTACGcttattttctttcactcaTTGGCAGCAATCGTTATAATGCCACCACGCTGCCCGATAAACGAAGTATACTCATGCTGTGCTCCTTGCGAAGAGAAAACGTGCAAAACTCTTCTCGATTGTCCACCACCACTTTGCAAAAGATGCCTCGAGCGTTGTGTTTGCCGTTCCGGCTATGTACGCGGTGTCCTTGGAGGGGCCTGTGTTCCAATagggaaatgttttccataactTTGGGGTGCAATAATCAGACGTATATTCATTGAGCCAAGAACAGGCTATACCCACCCAATGAAAAATGCTTCCAGCTCGATATGCCGTTGACAAATCGATGAACTTGatattgaaataaatgcaaTGTGATATACgtcataaataaatcatcaatTTACACCCAAATATAGTACCAAAATGTGCcatcaataatttatttagtCTTTTACACAAAACCATCGTTAAACAACCGATCGGATAGCTCCTGATCTTCTCTGAGTCTTTCTTGATCCATTAATGGCTGACATTTTCATTAGATTAATCCACACAAGAACTTTGGAATGCATTGACCGTTCGTAACAACCCGAACGTGACCGGGTTTGCAGATGCATCCGCCCACACAGGGTGCAGGACATTTCACTACAATGTTCTTAGATTTGCAGGTAGCTTCAAAGCAAGTTTTGCAGCACGTGTACCTTTCGTTTGTGGGGCAGACGGGTTCTGAAACGATAGAATCAATAAATTAGTGGTAGATCCACGCTTTTTCCTGCTGTTTGCAATTTTCTTACGCGGTTTCATCCAGACAAGGCATGGTTCCAACACAAACCCGTCCACCTCATTGACGATGGACACTACGGCCAGCAGAGCCAATGCTATCAGCAACTTCGACATGGTGGTTACTTAAGAATCAATTTCCTGTCTACCAACTGTTGGAGTTTACTAGTTCGCGTATGGAGTTTTATACCTCTTCCTGCCGGTAGCCGTATATTGCAGTTgcgtaaataaaaatttgaaaattaaacagaCAATAGCAGAAGAAGTTTGGCATCGGTACATCGCCATATCAAACACAAACTACACATAACGTTCTAACTTTATACCATTTATGCATCCCACGTATGATAAACATACATGTTAACACAAGGTTGTTTAATTAATCAACACCAGCCAATGCGATCGTATTTTTTGTAGTATCGAAGCAATGACGCAAAGCTCTCCAGGTCTCTTACGCTCAGCAGCGCTCACCAGCTGTTTCAATTGAATCTGTTTCTCGAAAAAACAATGCGAAATCTGCTTGACATTGATTACGAGATAAAAGAATCCTCTGCCGCATCATCAGTGAGGAGCCCATCTACGTAATCGCGTCGAAATGGTTTCAATACTCGGTATCGCATCCGTGGCCTGTATCCTGGCACTTTGTGCTGCATCAGCACAGCAGAGTAACAGTGGTATGGCGGCAATAGAGTGGTGCAGCAATCCAAACAAGGCGAATCGTAAGTAACCTTCATTGATTTTAGTTTAATGGCTCATGCTAATCGTCCTGCTCTGAACACCTATTAGTACCGCCACCTGTTTGTCCAGTAAACGAGATATTCACCTGTTGCGGAGGTTGCGTTCAATCTTACTGCAAAAATCGATGGAATCCCATGCGCGTTTATTGCATAATGTGTACAAAGGGTTGCTTTTGCCGCGATGGATACGTGCGAAGAAACGCTGACAGCGTTTGTATTCCGAAAGAACAATGTAGTCTCTAACCATAACTCGGTAGAATAAATCCAGTACGTTTGAAGGACATTCCGCACACATTTCACCGCAGTAAGTGTTACATTTCTAAAAGTGATTTTCGACTTCTCCTACAGCACCAAATTGGATCCGATTTTTGATAGACGTGAAAGGTATAACTGTATCTCGTCAGTACCTTCAACATTACTGTAGCTGTCATGCTAATGAACTTGGGCACTTTGCCATGTAAGGAAACCTTATGCTATACTTTGTGTTTACCGATGGTAACGATTACGTACGATATAAATGTCCTAAATATGGCAAgagttttcctttcaaaaAATGCGTATGAAACAAAGTATCAAGATTGTGGCTATATCACAAAATATGCGTAATTCTGCCTTGCACGCTGTTTTTGCACCTGTTTCAATTGAATCAATGTGGTCAAATAGCAACTCGGAGCCTGGCTGACATGTGTTTCATCAAACAAACACGATGAATATAACCGTGCCGGTCGAGATATGACAGCATCAGTAACGAGCACATCCATCGAAACGTGCCAAAATGATGTCAGTACTCCGCATAGCATCCCTGGCCTGTGTCCTGGCACTTTGTACCGCATCAGCACAGCAGAGTAGCAGTTCTACAGCAGCAATCGAGTGGTGCCGCATGGCAAGTGTGTCCCGCCGTAAGTGACCATCAGCCAGAGAACTTCGAAGGCATACGCTAAACCTTCCTGTTCTGAAACAATTAACAGCACCATCGTCACCGCCACCTCGATGCCCAGCTAATGAAATATTCTCCTGCTGCGGAGCCTGCGTGCAGAAAACGTGCAAAACCTTGATCGATCCCAAGCAGATATTTTGCATTCGATGCACGGAGGGCTGTTTTTGTCGCAATGGATACGTGCGAAAAGTGCCTGGCGGTCTTTGTGTTCCAGTAGCCAGATGCATGCTTAATTTTTGAACCATTGAAACAAGATCGATCCAAGCTCTGAAGTGATCTGTGAGTGGCGAATTGTACATCCTTCGTGTTGGtaagtgaatgaaataaagcaaGTTCCAATTCGAGCAAAGTGATCAATTCATTCATCTACTTTTCGTGCCATTAAACGCCGTTGCAAAGCCAtccaaggacgaaaaggaaacaTCGCCCCAAAGCTACAGTTTCGTTGCACATTTGTCCTTCCTCAgcttgacagctgtcacaGTGACACTGTGGTCTCAAAGGCCACTGTTTCAAATCACATCAGTACCACAGTGCCACAGTGTGCCTACTTCGATCGCTCGCTCGTTTAGCCGTTTGGCTTTGAATTCGATCGAAGGGCTAAGCCCTCCTGAGGCGTACGCATTCTCTGCGACCTGGTCGCAATTGCTCCCGGACTAATCGTGCATCGTTTCAGCACATGCACGCGCAATGCACGCACAAATTTCAGCACCAGCCGCGGGCCAATGCACTCCACCGGCAAGGAGAACCAACCACCACCCAAGTGCCCTTCCTTTCCGAAAGTGGTCCAACCAAAGGTCGCCGTCTCGactggtgcgtgtgtgtgcattgcCGAGTGGCTGATTTTTACCACCAATCGACACCTTCGCGCCACCGGGTCGTCCTTTCGAGAGGCACCCAGCGTGAGATGCGCCATATTGGGCTGATTGAATTACGCTTGACAAATCGTTTTCTAATTGTTCCAGCACTTCATTAACCGGCTGCCCATCCCGGGCGTCTGAGTGGCGTTCTAGAGTCGAACCgtcaaaacaaacccctcaCGTCGAGACTCAAGATGGCCGCAATAGGACAGATCCGTGTCTCCGACCGTGGTTGATGGATTTTCCCAGGCCCAGCTGGCTCGGTTGCAACCCACGAAGCATGAAGGAGCGACAGACCGCGTGTGAgttaaagagagagagagagaaggagagagagtgTAGACCGCGATTTCGCCAGTACGTCGTCCGGTTGCGCAAGTGCGTCTGTATGCGACAATCAAAACACCACCCAGGGGTGGCAGTAGGGATTGCAATGCGTGCGTACCAGGCCAGTTCAGCCCAGAACCTGTTTGCGTTCGATTTACGTTCCTACTCCAAAAACAGTTAGAAGGCAAACATCGGCATGTAACGCCAGCGGCAACCTGCCCCGCCTCGTCTCGCCGATGGGTGGGGTggagttgtgtgtgtgtgtgtttttttcgttgttttccatCCTCAACAACCCACTGTTGCTTGCGTTGAGTTGAGGTTGCACAGCTGATAAGGAATTTGGCACGCCACGCTTCGGAATTCGGTGTTGACGTTTTGCTCTCCCTCGACGCCTGATTGATCATCGTTCACCTCCAGGAACGGACATTCGGCTACAGACGCCCTTTTTGTaggtgcattttccaacctccCACTGTTACGCGGCCACAGCACATCCGCCCGCGTAACGGTGGGAGGTTGCAACCAGAGTTGAAGCCAGGGTTGCGAAACGTCCACACCATCAAGCGAATAAGTCCGACCCCGGTGATTAGGGGCGAGCATCGGCGAATCGAGCACTTACAAGCTCGAGTGTCAATCAAGCCTCGCTAGGCTCTGGCCCCAGTCGGGCAGGATGGAATAGGCCCTTTTGGAGGTGCGTAAATACCGCTGATGCCCGTTACCGGCCGCCTTCTGGCAAATCGCCCTGTTTGTAACCGCACGTAAATGTCACGCCGGTCGCGGGAGAAGGACGGTTGTTGGGAAAAGGCTGGtttggggtgaaaaagggAGCAGACCCCGTTTAAGGTCAATGCCGTCGAGCACCGACGGAGGCTGTTGTTTTGGAGGTTTACAACCGGAGGTGCGTTTCGTTCCTTTTATCACCCCACAAAAGCCTTTATTTTGATCTCGAAACCTTCGCACCGCTTTTGTTGTGCGCACCATTTTTCTTGATCGCTTGgtcggttggtgttttttttttcgctttcgtccccttttttgcttgcgcATTATTCCGTCACCACCGTCGTTACCGGAGCACGATCGATGTGGTGATCACGTGCGATCACGCTACCGTATACGTGCTGCGACGCGTCGATCGAGaagctaaacaaacaaacgaaaaagaaaagagcacgCACGAAGAAGCTAAATGGGGGCGCCCACAAAAACCAGAACAGAGCGCCCtcgccaccgaaaaaggaagcGCGGGAAACATGCGAGTCAACTCGTCACGTGAAAATGGATCGATAGATGGTGCGTCCTTTCGCGGAACCGCCCGATTGCGGGATTGCTCGATTGCGCGATGTCACCATCGAGACGCATTCGTCTATCGAGACCCATCTTAGGAGGCTTATCGGgaatgcgaacgaaaccgaCAACAAAACAGAGAGGTTGAGCTCCATCAAAGGATGCCTCGGACCAGATCATGCTGCtgacacacgcacaaacacagccACCATAGTGGGTTGCGTTTGCATGCTGATGCGACATCAAAGGGACGGGCGCGAGTTGGAAACAATTAGGGGGTTTTTACATCTTCCTTCATCGACGATGGCACGTGGTGGCATGGGAGGTGAAAAGTTTCGCCCACCCAACCGCCCAAGCCGGAGCCCGATTAGTGGCTTCATCAAAATGCCATAACCCACCAGGACTTAGAACTTTGAGAAACATCCTTCGGGCGAGCCACCGTTCGATAAGAACCTCACGACGGTGTAATTTGCCTAACTTTCACTCATTAGCATCTGGTGGCTGGCTGGGCGTAGCTGAGATGATAAAACCAACCGACGTTTCGGTGTCGCAGGAGTAGGGATGAGTGCATTCACAGAGGTACCACGACTAAACGGCTGTTCCCCCCACGGGGCAGGAGCCACCAAAGCTGAACTGCAGTCATGCGACCTACCCCGTGACCTGCCCTTCCATCCTAGGCCTAGTGTGGTGCAACTGACTGTCGGCGGCTTGGTGAACCGATCGACCGGGCCAAGGTATATAAGGTGCGATCGACCGCCCCAGTCTGCATCATAAATCTCGCGAAAGTTCACCAGTGCACGCAACGCCGCTTCGTACAACTTGCACCGCTCGTCGTGTCTCAACGCTCAACATGAAGTTCTTGGTGAGTGATCTTAGTGGAGTGGGTTTACCGGGAGTGACAGGTATCACAGGATACTGCTCTGGATCAGCATCAGGATCGAAGACTGCATCTGGAGCAGAGTCTGCATCTAATTCTGGATCTAGATCTTAGTCTGCATCAAGTTCGGGACCTGTTTTATGCGGTTCTGGATCCCTTGTTTAGCTTTACATCAGCTTTGGGAGTGTTTTAACAGGGTcctttgtttctctctctatctctctctctgtttcagGTTCTCGCTGTCGTTGTTCTGGCCGCTGCAGTTTACGCCGAAGATCAACCGATGGAATCGATGAAGGCCAAACGAGGTGTTCACTTCAGTCTGGGTTATCATCATGCTCCAGCTGTCGTGTCACACTCCATCGTAGCTCCAGCTCCAGTGATTGCCCATTCCGCCCCGCTTGTGGCCGCTCCCGTCGCCTACCATGCGCCTCTGACCAAGACGTACGTCGCCCACGCCCCACTTGTGCACCATGCCCCTCTGGCCGCCTATCACGCTCCTCTGGCTGTTGCCCACGCTCCGGTGTATCACCATGGGGCCGTCTACTCCACCTTCCACCGTCGTTAAGGTGCCGCAGACAGGAGCAGgagctctttcgctcttttcggGAGTCCCCGTAGCCGAcaggcgtgtgtgcgtgtgtgctttgtttaGTTGCGAACAATAAATTGAAAGGtacaaaaacaatcaaatcgGATTCGTTCGCTTCGCAGGGACGTAAGCAACCAGCTCAGACGTGGTTTTCAAGACCTGTTTATATTAGCTATCCGGCTCAGTGTGTTCCCGATGTTCTATATCTCCGCTCGATACCTCAAGG
This window harbors:
- the LOC128721503 gene encoding chymotrypsin-elastase inhibitor ixodidin-like, with the translated sequence MKLLLACAIFAVLLNLSEVRGQIEPCLATMKIKPICPVNEVYTCCKTCFERTCQNRYIAVKCALPCRGGCICKTGYIRIVTNGKCIAERSCPKIGILIPDIIPME
- the LOC128731505 gene encoding cuticle protein LPCP-23 encodes the protein MKFLVLAVVVLAAAVYAEDQPMESMKAKRGVHFSLGYHHAPAVVSHSIVAPAPVIAHSAPLVAAPVAYHAPLTKTYVAHAPLVHHAPLAAYHAPLAVAHAPVYHHGAVYSTFHRR